GAAAgtcatcaacatttttcaatctttttggTTCAACAGGTGAAAAGAGTGCCAGTCCTGGCTCCCTTCAGGGACTCGAGAGGACTGTCTCACAGTGACGTAACACACTTTTCAACCAGTGACGTCATCGTGCCACCTGTTGAAGGCAAGGCACGCATGCTGCATGCCTCTCCAAGCGACGCCTTACCACTTGAGGCACGCATGTTGCATGCGTCACCAAGCGACGCTCTACCAATGGAAGCTCGCAATGCTGAGGCACTACCGATGGAGGCACGAATGTTGCATGCGTCAAGTGAGGCACTACCTATGGAGGCAAGGATGTTGCAAGTGCCTGGAGCCAGTGTGTACCCCACTTCCATCATGTACTCTCCGGCCTCCTCGTCTGTGATTGGTCCGGATGGAGCGACGCGTGTGACGTCAGTTGAGGAAGGCGTAAGGACGCCTGTGTTGCAGTATGCTCACCCGGAGTTGGGGGTTCAGCCTGCTGTTCCTGAGGCTGAGTCAAGGTAAACAGAACTCCACAAATAtacttataaaataatgaatttctaaatttatttaaaaattattttattgaaaaaaactgaataaataatCGAAACATTAttctttatattcatttttcaattaataaaacaattgtTTCATTCATCTTCTGATTTATCTATTCATCACATGAGGATGGACTTGACATTTTCACTTATGATTACGTTAATCTAATCTAaggaattcaatttcaaaaatcagtGAACTATGAGAATGTACCAGCAATGTACTATGAATTAACCCAGCACATGTTGCTATCTAGTAGCCGAATTCGGAAACAGTCACTTGGAAGTGTCAACCAATCAGAAGACAGAAGTGGGAGTTTGGAGGCGTGTCGTAGTAGGAGTCAAAACAATTCATTCATCcacagatttattttatttatcgcAATGTGGGTGGATTCAATACGGGTAAACTGATAGAAAAATGATAAACTGTATTactaattgaagaaaaattaatctCTATTAATAGCCCAGATATTTCCTGTGTCATTTGAGTACGATTGATATTGAACAGGCTTCTGTGAAtagatttatattattttttctcatgctactttatttcaattcaattcaattcaagaaataattcattctgcacaacataatattattacaaaacattgtactagctaaaaatacagaaaaacgtactaatgaaaattatatgttttgctTTAGAGGACAAAAACATAAAGCGAAATAAATACGGGCACACCTAGGCATAAGCCCTGTTGGAGTGCACTTCTCttaaaatgagaataatttaaaGACTTTAGAATAGTAGGACCTTCACGCTCTACACAAGAAAtaaactttttttaaaaaattgataattataaatttaccaGTGTTACATTGAATGTAGTTCAGGTTTAATTtaggtattttattattaatgtgCAGACCCACATCTGTGTTCGACAGGGAAATTATCACTTGCGTATTTATGTCACCATTATTTATAACTCAATTAATGGGAATCCATTTCTCGGCTACTTCGACAGGGTGCGAGTGGCAGTTGACGAGCAATTCGACGACCACCCAGCAGGAGGCAGAGACCAGGCGTTGGCTTACTTTTCCCACGACATCCACGCTGACCGATCGCCCTTTGCCTTCGAACCCGGTCTGGAGGACGAGGCTAGGGTCCCCCCTGTAGCTCCCACCCCCCTCGTTGAACGCCAACACTCACAAAGGTCATTATCATCTTCACACTTACCATTTAccttaatttatcaatattatctctAACTTAGAAAATTCATTGTTGTGGAACTTCAACTGTAATTGATAACTAAATTGATGTGTCTTTCGATTGATTATTTACTCACTCTAAATTAACTTGTGTATTGACTGGATAAACGATGTGTCTTGTCACTTTTACTGTATTTATAATTAGTAATACTCAGTAATCATTTATCATCATTGATGACCACTCACTCATCACAAATCATACCAAAGTATTACGtagaaaaaataactatagataagc
The Nilaparvata lugens isolate BPH unplaced genomic scaffold, ASM1435652v1 scaffold6395, whole genome shotgun sequence genome window above contains:
- the LOC120356288 gene encoding uncharacterized protein LOC120356288; translated protein: VKRVPVLAPFRDSRGLSHSDVTHFSTSDVIVPPVEGKARMLHASPSDALPLEARMLHASPSDALPMEARNAEALPMEARMLHASSEALPMEARMLQVPGASVYPTSIMYSPASSSVIGPDGATRVTSVEEGVRTPVLQYAHPELGVQPAVPEAESRVRVAVDEQFDDHPAGGRDQALAYFSHDIHADRSPFAFEPGLEDEARVPPVAPTPLVERQHSQRSHSPPAPRPKKIDPPHTLINSHQFYITERPSGNLKYYSKYPEALVYSGSVVDNRDRPFWERIGDTIREHVQTGVDKMTEMTRPVMEPLVEATQKISHNLGLGTDREMHSFKDKLGVVGNTICLPACSWIGGRRSCSRTWRSCGWKVFRCGHVEKERSRGRGDRTTPAGTQEGAGGARQRSHRGQRPRSR